The stretch of DNA ATTACAAGAGATTAAATCAAACCAAAAAAATTCATTCTTTTTTAATTTGCAGTTCTCTTTTGTTTGTTCAATTGTTGAATATAATTCTTGATTAGTTAGTTTTTTAGAAGTTTCAAGATCATCAAAATTTTCAAATTTTATTAGTTCTCGAGAAGTATTGTATTCTGCTACTTTTAATTCTAATTTTCTATTAGTTTTAAAAACAGCACCTTTTTTAAATTGCTCAGGAAAATCTGTATCCATAAAAAGTCTTAAATGACCTTGTAATCCAACAGCTTTTCCTAATTTCGCTACAAATATATCATTACTATTCATAGACAACTATTTCACCACTACTTGTATTTTATATGAAATACCATCTTTTGCTTTACAACCATTTGCCATAGTTTTTAAAGCATTAATCATATTACCATTTTTACCAATAAGCTTACCAATATCAACACTGTTTACACTAATAATAATTTCAGCAAAATTATCATCAATCAATTCTTTTGTAATAGTAACATCTTCAGGAACGCTTACAATTAGTTTTGCATAGTTTTCTATAAATTTAGTAATCATGTTATTATCTAATTATAATTATTTAGAAGCTAATTTTTTAACTTTTTCAGAAGGTTTAGCACCAACACTTAACCAATAGTTATATCTTTCTTCGTCAATTTTTAATACTTTTGGCTCAACTACTGGGTTGAAATAACCAATTGATTCAATCCATCCTGAATCTCTTCTTTTTCTTGAGTCTGTTACAACGATTCTGTAAAATGGTTTTTTGTTTCTTCCCATTCTTGTTAATCTAATTACTGTCATGTTTTCTTTCCTTTTTTAATTTATAGTATTGAATTCTGAACTCCAAAACGAAAGTTAAAAGTTCACAGCTCAACACTATTTAATTTATTTATCTAGGGATTTTTGGCATCCCGTTTGGTCCCATTTGAGACAACATATTTTGTAAACCTTTCATTCCACCCTTAGAAGAAAGTTGTTTTGCCATTTTTGAAGCATTTTTAAATTGCTTTAAAATTTTGTTTATTTGAACTTCAGAAACTCCAGAACCAACTGCAATTCTTTTTTTTCTGCTAGGATTCATTAAATCTGGGTTTTCTCTTTCTTTTGGAGTCATAGAACCAATAAGAGCCTTAATTCTTTTTATTTCAGCAGAGTTCTCAAAATCCATATCTTTGATAGGTCCAGCCATTTGTGAAAGCCCTGGAATCATTCCAATAATTGATTTCATAGAACCTAATTTACTCATCATAGAAAGTTGATCTAAAAAGTCATTAAAATTAAACTCACCTTTTTTGATTTTTTTACTAACTTCTTTTGCTTTTTTCTCATCAATAATTGCAGATGTTTTTTCAGCAAGTCCTTCAATATCTCCAAGACCTAATAATCTTGAAACAATTCTATCAGGAATAAAAACTTCTAAGTCTGGCATTTTTTCACCAGTACCTATAAATCTTAAAGGAACTTCAACTTGATTAGCAATAGAAAGTGCAACCCCACCTTTTGTATCACCATCATATTTCGATAAAATAACTCCATCAATTCCAATTTTTTCTTTAAAAGTTGTAGCTGTTTTTGTTGCATCATGACCTGTTAATGCGTCTGCCACATAAAAGATTTCATTAGGATTAACTGCATCTCTAACATTTTTTAATTGAAGCATTAACTCTTCATCAATTGCAAGTCGTCCAGCTGTATCTATTAATAAAACATCATAATGTTCTTTTATAGCTTTCTCTTTTGCAGCAAGTGCAATTTTAATTGGATTAGTTTCATTGTCATCAAAATAAATATCAACTTCAATTTGAGCTGCAATTTGTTTTAATTGTTCAACTGCTGCAAGTCTTTGTAAGTCACAAGCTGCTACTAAAACTTTTTTCTTTCTAGTTTTTAAATAGTTTGCTAATTTTCCAGTTGTAGTTGTTTTTCCAGAACCTTGAAGTCCTGTCATTAAAATTGTTGTTGGAGGTGTATTTGAGAAAACAAAACCTTGATTCCCAGAAGTTGTTAAAAGTTTTGTTAATTCTGTTTTCATTGCTCTTAAAAAAGAGTCTTGTCCAATACCTGCATTTTTTGTTTGTAATTCAATAGCTGATATTAATTCTTTTGTAGTTTTGTGATGAACATCTGCTTTTAATAAAGCTTTTTTTAGTTCAGATGTAGCTTTCGTTAAAGCTGCAACATCATCTTGATGTCTTATTTTATTAACAGCATTTCGTATTGAGCCGGTTATTGAATCAAACAAAGTAAATCTCCACAATTTTTAAATTGTGGGATTATACTTTAAAAATTCTTTAGTTTAGATTAAGTGAAGTTTCAAGTTTAAGGTAATATTTATATTTTATTTTCAATAAAGTCCCTTGTTTTAGGGATTTTATATTTTTCTAAAACTTAATTATGAATTAAAGTCATACACTCTAAATTCTTTTGGTTCAGGCGATTCAAAAGTATAATCAAAGATTTTAGTTACTTTTGAGTGAAGTAAAACTCTATTTATATTTGAAGCTGTTCTTCCATAAATTCCATCACCAATAATTGGTAATCCAACAGAATTTAAATGAACTCTAATTTGATGAGTTCTTCCTGATTCAATAACAACTTTTACTTTTGATTTATTTCCTTCAACTAAAACAGGATAAACTGTACTTTTAGCAGGTTTTCCTCTTTTTAAATCAATTTTTGATTTTGCCATTCCTCTATCTTTTGTAGTAAGAATTGGTTTATCAATCTCTATTTCTTCAACAACTTTTCCCTCAACGATAGCCACATACTCTTTGTAAACTTTATTTGCTTGGAATTCTTTAATTGCTTTTTTCTGGAAATCTTCATTTTTTGCAAACATCATAACACCACTTGTTTCTTTATCAAGTCTGTTTAATAAAATTGCACCTTCATATTTTTTAGCAACATCATCAGCTGTTAAGAATGCTGGCTTATCAACTACTAAAATATCTTTATCTTCAAATATTACTTTTATTTTTCCAATTTCTTTGATATTAAATTTTGTGTCTGTTCTAATTTCACCTCGTGCAATTAAAACTTTTTGCTCACCAACTTTTACAACACCTCTATCAATTAACTCTTTTGCTTTTGAGTTTGATATATTTTCTTGTTGTGCTAATACTTTGTATGCTTTATCATAAGTTACAGCCATTTGTTTATCTCCTTAATTATAGGTTCAATCGAACCTGCTTTTGTTAGAATTGGTTTTTCTAAATTTTTTATATTGTTTAAATATTCACCTAATTCATCATTTTCTATTAAATAGTAATTTTTTATACAATCAAAAAGTGATTTTTGATTAAATATATTTTTACCACTTATAATCTTACAGTTAAAAAAAGCAGGTTCAATTGGATTATGCCCACCTATTTTTTCAAATGCACCACCAAGAATAACCACATCTGATATTGCATAAATATCATTTAATATCCCCATTTTATCAATCAAAATTATATCAGAATCAAAATCATCTTTTACAGAATATTTTTGATATGAAATATTTTTATCTTTTATAAAGTCAAGAATTAGAAAATCAACTTTATCAAATCTTTCTGGATGCCTTGGAACTATTATTAATTTTCCTTGCTCTTTTTTGTAAGCATTTAAAATTAATTTTTCCTCATTTTCATGGGTACTTGCAGCTGTTATTACAACTTGTTTTGGTTTTTCTAACTTTACATTTACTTTTGGTAATTGTGCTAGTTTTATATTTCCAATAACTTCCACATTAGAAGCTCCAAGTTCTTCAAGTCTATGTTTATCAACTTCACTTTGTGCAAAAACTTTATCAATATTTTGAAATATTCTTTTATAAAAAAAAGAAAATCTTTTATATGATTTATAAGATTTATCTGAAATTCTTGCATTAATTAATAAAGTTTTTGCACCTTTTTTCTTTGCCAATAAAAAAAGCAAATACCAAAGTTCAGCTTCCATCACAACCAAAACTTTTTGTTTATTTACCCAAAAAGGTAAAAATATTTCAAAAGGTAAATATCTAACATTTGGAGAGATTTTTTTTGCTTCTTCAAATCCAGTATTTGTTATAACTGAGATATTTGCATTTTCTAAATAATTATCAATCAAAGGTTTGATAGCTTTTGTTTCACCCATTGAACATGAATGAAACCAAATGCCATTTTCTTTAAATGGAACATTATCTTTTAAAAAAAATTTTGCTGGAATTGCTTGTCTATACTTAGAGTTTCGTGACTTAAATATCAAATAAGGAATTGCAAGTATATAAATAAAACTTAATACTAAGTAATAAAATATACTAAAAGGGCTCAAGATTAAGCCTCTTCTATTTCGTCTTCTTTATAAAGGATTCTTCCACAATGTGGACAATTAACAATCTCTTCTGCTTTAATAACTTCAGCATAAGTTTTATCATTAATTTTCATATAACATCCATAACATGCTTGTTTTTTTACAGGAACAACAGCTGAGTCTTTTGCCCATCTTTTGATTTTTTCATAAAAAGTTAAAATTTTATTATCAAATTTCTCTAATAATTCACTTCTTTCTTGATATACAACATTTCTTTCTTTGCTTATCTCTTCAATTGTAGTATCAACTGCAACTTGGATTTCTTTAATATCTTCTTCTTCTACAGCTAATTTTTCTTGTAACTCTTTTAAAGTCACTTCTTTATTTTTTGTAAGATTATCTAATCTATCAATTTCTTCATTAGCAAATGAAATTTGCTCTTTTGCAATTTCTTCTTCTAATTGTAAAGCTTTTAGCTCTTTTTCGTTATTAACATCTTTATTTTTTTTAGCGATGTTTTCTAACTT from Arcobacter suis CECT 7833 encodes:
- a CDS encoding zinc ribbon domain-containing protein → MNKYLQDLIKLSKFDTAISMFEPKIENEKAKLATFVETAASIKASINSIYLEIDDVKSKRTKNNIHLAELKTKLENIAKKNKDVNNEKELKALQLEEEIAKEQISFANEEIDRLDNLTKNKEVTLKELQEKLAVEEEDIKEIQVAVDTTIEEISKERNVVYQERSELLEKFDNKILTFYEKIKRWAKDSAVVPVKKQACYGCYMKINDKTYAEVIKAEEIVNCPHCGRILYKEDEIEEA
- a CDS encoding KH domain-containing protein — protein: MITKFIENYAKLIVSVPEDVTITKELIDDNFAEIIISVNSVDIGKLIGKNGNMINALKTMANGCKAKDGISYKIQVVVK
- the rpsP gene encoding 30S ribosomal protein S16 encodes the protein MTVIRLTRMGRNKKPFYRIVVTDSRKRRDSGWIESIGYFNPVVEPKVLKIDEERYNYWLSVGAKPSEKVKKLASK
- the ffh gene encoding signal recognition particle protein, which translates into the protein MFDSITGSIRNAVNKIRHQDDVAALTKATSELKKALLKADVHHKTTKELISAIELQTKNAGIGQDSFLRAMKTELTKLLTTSGNQGFVFSNTPPTTILMTGLQGSGKTTTTGKLANYLKTRKKKVLVAACDLQRLAAVEQLKQIAAQIEVDIYFDDNETNPIKIALAAKEKAIKEHYDVLLIDTAGRLAIDEELMLQLKNVRDAVNPNEIFYVADALTGHDATKTATTFKEKIGIDGVILSKYDGDTKGGVALSIANQVEVPLRFIGTGEKMPDLEVFIPDRIVSRLLGLGDIEGLAEKTSAIIDEKKAKEVSKKIKKGEFNFNDFLDQLSMMSKLGSMKSIIGMIPGLSQMAGPIKDMDFENSAEIKRIKALIGSMTPKERENPDLMNPSRKKRIAVGSGVSEVQINKILKQFKNASKMAKQLSSKGGMKGLQNMLSQMGPNGMPKIPR
- a CDS encoding pseudouridine synthase family protein, whose protein sequence is MAVTYDKAYKVLAQQENISNSKAKELIDRGVVKVGEQKVLIARGEIRTDTKFNIKEIGKIKVIFEDKDILVVDKPAFLTADDVAKKYEGAILLNRLDKETSGVMMFAKNEDFQKKAIKEFQANKVYKEYVAIVEGKVVEEIEIDKPILTTKDRGMAKSKIDLKRGKPAKSTVYPVLVEGNKSKVKVVIESGRTHQIRVHLNSVGLPIIGDGIYGRTASNINRVLLHSKVTKIFDYTFESPEPKEFRVYDFNS
- the rimM gene encoding ribosome maturation factor RimM (Essential for efficient processing of 16S rRNA), translating into MNSNDIFVAKLGKAVGLQGHLRLFMDTDFPEQFKKGAVFKTNRKLELKVAEYNTSRELIKFENFDDLETSKKLTNQELYSTIEQTKENCKLKKNEFFWFDLISCNVYENDLLLGKVKEIQRYPLNDYLEIQTSDELVEKGLSKVFLIPHVFDKYILNIDINNKKIEVKDSLIILENS
- the waaA gene encoding lipid IV(A) 3-deoxy-D-manno-octulosonic acid transferase produces the protein MSPFSIFYYLVLSFIYILAIPYLIFKSRNSKYRQAIPAKFFLKDNVPFKENGIWFHSCSMGETKAIKPLIDNYLENANISVITNTGFEEAKKISPNVRYLPFEIFLPFWVNKQKVLVVMEAELWYLLFLLAKKKGAKTLLINARISDKSYKSYKRFSFFYKRIFQNIDKVFAQSEVDKHRLEELGASNVEVIGNIKLAQLPKVNVKLEKPKQVVITAASTHENEEKLILNAYKKEQGKLIIVPRHPERFDKVDFLILDFIKDKNISYQKYSVKDDFDSDIILIDKMGILNDIYAISDVVILGGAFEKIGGHNPIEPAFFNCKIISGKNIFNQKSLFDCIKNYYLIENDELGEYLNNIKNLEKPILTKAGSIEPIIKEINKWL